DNA from Brevibacterium sp. 'Marine':
GTTCGGCGAAGACCGGTGACTCCTCGACCTGGCGGCGGATGTAATAGCCGACGAGCACGAGGACGACGGAGAAGAGGAACGGAATCCTCCAGCCGAAGCTCGCGAACTGTTCGGGGGTGAGCACGGTGGTCAGGATCCAGATGACGCCGGTGGCGAGAATCATGCCCACGGGCACGCCGATCTGCGGGTAGGCGCCGAAGATCCCGCGCTTGGAGACCGGGGCATGCTCGACAGACAGCAGTGCCGCCCCGCCCCATTCGCCGCCGGCGGAGAAGCCCTGGAGGATCCGCAGCAGGGTGAGCAGGATCGGTGCGCCGACGCCGATCATCGCGTAGTTCGGCAGCAGTCCGATGAGCGAGGTCGCGGCCCCCATGAGGATGAGCGTGAGGACGAGCATCTTCTTGCGCCCGATCCGATCACCGAGGTGGCCGGCGATGATCGCGCCCAACGGTCGGAAGAGGAACGAAATGCCCAAGGATGCCCAGGCCATGATCTGGCCGAGCGCCGGATTGTCCGAGGCCAGCGGGCCGAAGTACTGAGCCGAGAGGACAAGGCCGGCGGCCTGAGCGTAGATGAAGAAGTCGTACCACTCGATGGTGGTGCCGACGAGGGTGCCGGCGAGGACCTTGCGCTCCTCGCGGGAGATCGTATGAGGTGCGGGCGGCTGCGCTGCGGCAGGGCCGGGTGCTGTGGAGGACATGCGGGAACTTTCGTTGCGGGCGACATTGCCGGTGCTTCACTGACTCAGGTGACTGTTTGGTCAGTAATTGCTTCCGATCATAGAGCAGAGAGTGAACGGTGTCACATGTCGCTCGTTCGCTCATCGGCCGATGACAATTACCGACCAATTGGTTAGTATATTTCTATGAATCGGCAGCGGTGCCGACATCGGCCACCGTGAACCGGGAGACGTCGTTCCGCGAGGGAGAGCAAAGCATGACCGAAATCCTCAGTTCCTATGTGGCCGGAGGCTGGCACACACCCGGAGCGTCCGAGTCCGCCCGACCCGTCCGCGACGCCGGCACCGGAGAGCTCCTGCACTCGGTGAGCTCGGCGGGAATCGACTTCG
Protein-coding regions in this window:
- a CDS encoding MFS transporter; this encodes MSSTAPGPAAAQPPAPHTISREERKVLAGTLVGTTIEWYDFFIYAQAAGLVLSAQYFGPLASDNPALGQIMAWASLGISFLFRPLGAIIAGHLGDRIGRKKMLVLTLILMGAATSLIGLLPNYAMIGVGAPILLTLLRILQGFSAGGEWGGAALLSVEHAPVSKRGIFGAYPQIGVPVGMILATGVIWILTTVLTPEQFASFGWRIPFLFSVVLVLVGYYIRRQVEESPVFAELAERKAESSAPLGTLFKKNTKEVVLSALIFIGNNAVGYMIIAFFAAYASRPLAEGGSVGLDRAPVLLATTLASFGWLVFTMWGGALSDKLGRVRTFQIGYVLLIVWLIPTFLMIDMANIWMYGIGIFVLTVGMGLSYGPMSAMYAEMFPVEVRYSGVSIGYALGAILGGAFAPTIAETLLAETGSSISIAIYMIIVCVISLVGVSLVKETKGNDLGLTKLH